A single region of the Fenollaria sporofastidiosus genome encodes:
- the rplN gene encoding 50S ribosomal protein L14, translating into MIQSESRMRVADNSGAREVLVIKVLGGSKRKYAGVGDIVVCTVKNATPGGVVKKGDVVKAVIVRTTQPIRRPDGSYIRFDDNAAVIVKEDKNPVGTRIFGPVTRELRTGGYMKIISLAPEVL; encoded by the coding sequence TTGATACAATCTGAATCAAGAATGAGAGTAGCTGATAACTCCGGAGCCAGAGAGGTACTAGTAATTAAAGTCTTAGGTGGCAGTAAAAGAAAGTATGCCGGAGTAGGTGACATCGTGGTTTGCACTGTTAAGAATGCAACACCAGGAGGCGTTGTTAAAAAAGGTGACGTTGTTAAGGCAGTTATAGTTAGAACAACACAACCTATTAGAAGACCAGACGGATCATATATAAGATTTGATGATAACGCAGCAGTTATCGTAAAAGAAGATAAAAATCCTGTAGGAACTCGTATATTTGGACCTGTAACTAGAGAACTAAGAACTGGTGGTTATATGAAGATCATATCACTAGCTCCAGAAGTTCTTTAA
- the rplX gene encoding 50S ribosomal protein L24, with product MHVKVGDKVIVIAGKDKGKTGKVLKALPKKDRVIVEGINIQTKHQKARGPQEPGGIVKAEGAIHVSNVMIYNESLKKGTRVGYKVLEDGKKVRYMKADGETLDK from the coding sequence ATGCACGTTAAAGTAGGCGACAAGGTAATTGTTATTGCCGGTAAAGATAAAGGAAAAACAGGTAAGGTATTAAAAGCATTACCAAAGAAGGATCGTGTTATTGTTGAAGGTATAAACATTCAAACAAAACACCAAAAAGCTCGTGGACCTCAAGAACCAGGTGGAATCGTTAAAGCAGAAGGAGCAATTCATGTTTCTAATGTAATGATATATAATGAATCACTTAAAAAAGGTACAAGAGTAGGCTATAAGGTTTTGGAAGACGGCAAGAAGGTTAGATACATGAAAGCCGACGGAGAAACATTAGACAAATAA
- the rplE gene encoding 50S ribosomal protein L5 translates to MASRLETRYKEEIVPQLMEKLGYDNIMQAPKLDKIVINIGLGHAKENPKVLENALRELELITGQKPVITHAKKSIANFKLREGMKIGCKVTLRRDKMYYFLDKLMNIALPRVRDFRGVSSTSFDGRGNYALGIKEQLIFPEIVYDEVDEIRGMDIIIVTTANTDKEAKVFLELLGMPFRK, encoded by the coding sequence ATGGCTTCCAGACTGGAAACAAGGTACAAAGAAGAAATTGTGCCTCAATTGATGGAAAAATTAGGATATGATAATATAATGCAAGCTCCTAAGCTAGATAAGATCGTTATAAACATCGGTTTAGGACACGCTAAAGAAAATCCAAAAGTTCTTGAAAATGCCTTAAGAGAATTAGAGCTAATAACTGGACAAAAACCTGTTATTACACACGCTAAGAAATCTATAGCTAACTTTAAGCTAAGAGAAGGCATGAAGATCGGATGTAAAGTAACACTTAGAAGAGACAAGATGTACTACTTCTTAGACAAGTTAATGAACATCGCTCTTCCAAGAGTAAGAGACTTCAGAGGTGTAAGCAGCACTTCATTCGACGGTAGAGGAAACTATGCATTAGGTATTAAAGAACAATTAATATTCCCTGAAATCGTTTACGACGAAGTAGATGAAATCAGAGGTATGGATATCATAATTGTTACTACAGCAAATACTGATAAAGAAGCTAAAGTATTCTTAGAGCTTCTTGGTATGCCTTTTAGAAAGTAA
- a CDS encoding type Z 30S ribosomal protein S14, producing the protein MAKKSMVAKQQRKQKYKVREYNRCKICGRPHAYLRKYGICRICFRKLAYKGEIPGVKKASW; encoded by the coding sequence ATGGCTAAAAAATCAATGGTTGCTAAGCAACAAAGAAAACAAAAATACAAGGTAAGAGAATACAACAGATGTAAGATATGCGGAAGACCACATGCTTACCTTAGAAAATACGGAATTTGCCGTATATGCTTCAGAAAGTTAGCATATAAGGGAGAAATTCCTGGCGTTAAAAAAGCAAGCTGGTAG
- the rpsH gene encoding 30S ribosomal protein S8: MTDPIADMLTRIRNSNSQKHDSVDIPKSRIKQEIAQILLDEGYIKGFEVVEDNKQGLIRVELKYLPNKERVISGIKRISKPGLRIYVNSNEVPKVLGGLGIAILSTSHGLMTDKKAREDKVGGEVICYVW, translated from the coding sequence ATGACGGATCCAATCGCGGATATGCTTACAAGAATCAGAAATTCTAACTCACAAAAACACGATTCAGTAGATATTCCGAAGTCAAGAATTAAACAAGAAATCGCTCAAATACTTTTAGATGAAGGTTATATAAAGGGCTTTGAAGTCGTAGAAGACAACAAGCAAGGCTTAATAAGAGTTGAACTTAAATACCTTCCAAACAAAGAAAGAGTAATTTCCGGTATCAAGAGAATTTCTAAACCCGGACTTAGAATATATGTAAATTCAAACGAAGTGCCTAAAGTATTAGGTGGATTAGGTATAGCAATACTTTCTACATCTCACGGTCTTATGACAGATAAAAAAGCTAGAGAAGACAAAGTGGGCGGAGAAGTAATCTGCTATGTATGGTAA
- the rplF gene encoding 50S ribosomal protein L6, whose amino-acid sequence MSRIGLKPITVPQGVEVKVNDGVVTVKGPKGELKENICKDLTIKIEDGILNVERPNDEKKIKALHGLTRSLIHNMVTGVTEGFSKELTIIGTGYRAQKNGNKLALTLGFSHPLELEDPEGITVEVPEQDKIVVKGLDKQKVGQYAAYIRTFRMPEPYKGKGIRYTDEYVRRKVGKTGK is encoded by the coding sequence ATGTCAAGAATAGGTCTTAAACCTATTACAGTACCTCAAGGCGTAGAAGTTAAAGTTAATGACGGAGTAGTTACTGTAAAAGGACCAAAGGGCGAACTAAAAGAAAACATCTGTAAAGATCTTACAATAAAGATTGAAGATGGTATCTTAAATGTTGAACGTCCTAACGATGAAAAGAAAATAAAAGCTCTACACGGCCTAACTAGATCACTAATCCATAATATGGTTACTGGTGTAACAGAAGGTTTCTCAAAAGAACTTACTATTATAGGTACAGGTTATAGAGCACAAAAGAATGGTAATAAACTAGCCTTAACACTTGGTTTTTCACATCCACTTGAACTAGAAGATCCAGAAGGAATTACAGTTGAAGTGCCTGAACAAGACAAGATTGTTGTTAAAGGTTTAGACAAACAAAAAGTTGGACAATACGCAGCATACATCAGAACATTCAGAATGCCTGAGCCTTACAAAGGAAAAGGTATTAGATACACTGACGAGTATGTAAGACGTAAAGTTGGTAAGACTGGTAAGTAG
- the rplR gene encoding 50S ribosomal protein L18 has product MINKEAKKVSRQKRHLRIRSKISGTQERPRLCVFRSDKHIYAQLIDDVNGVTLAQASTLDKSLNLERTSNIDAAKAVGTKIGEIAKEKGIEEVVFDRAGYIYHGRIKELADAARSAGLKF; this is encoded by the coding sequence ATGATAAACAAAGAAGCAAAAAAAGTAAGTCGTCAAAAAAGACACTTAAGAATCAGATCTAAGATTTCCGGTACTCAAGAAAGACCAAGACTATGTGTATTTAGAAGTGATAAACATATATATGCACAACTTATAGATGACGTTAATGGTGTAACACTTGCACAAGCATCAACACTTGATAAGTCTTTGAACTTAGAGAGAACATCAAACATCGATGCAGCTAAAGCTGTTGGTACAAAGATTGGTGAAATCGCTAAAGAAAAAGGCATAGAAGAAGTTGTATTCGACAGAGCAGGTTACATCTATCATGGTAGGATTAAAGAACTAGCTGACGCAGCTAGATCAGCAGGTCTTAAATTTTAA
- the rpsE gene encoding 30S ribosomal protein S5 translates to MEHLIIDAATLDLEEQVVSINRVAKVVKGGRNFRFSALVVVGDRQGHVGVGMSKALEVPEAIRKAVQDAKKHLIEVAIVDTTIPHEIKGIYGAGKVFLKPAPKGSGIKASSAIRAVCELAGIENISAKRLGSNNPRNIVNATINGLMNLKRAEEVAKARGKSVEELLG, encoded by the coding sequence ATGGAACACTTAATTATTGATGCAGCAACTCTTGATCTTGAAGAACAAGTTGTTTCTATAAACAGAGTTGCAAAAGTAGTAAAGGGTGGTAGAAACTTTAGATTCTCGGCCTTAGTTGTTGTTGGAGACAGACAAGGACATGTTGGCGTTGGTATGAGCAAGGCTCTTGAAGTACCTGAAGCTATAAGAAAGGCAGTACAAGACGCTAAGAAGCACTTAATTGAAGTTGCTATAGTTGATACAACTATACCACACGAAATTAAGGGTATCTATGGTGCAGGTAAGGTATTCTTAAAGCCAGCTCCTAAGGGATCAGGTATTAAGGCATCTTCCGCTATCCGTGCCGTATGTGAACTTGCAGGTATCGAAAACATTTCTGCAAAACGTCTTGGATCAAACAATCCTCGTAACATTGTAAACGCTACTATCAACGGACTTATGAACTTAAAGAGAGCCGAAGAAGTTGCAAAAGCAAGAGGAAAATCTGTAGAAGAGTTATTAGGATAG
- the rpmD gene encoding 50S ribosomal protein L30 yields the protein MNTIKIKLKRSFIGKPSDHIKVVRAIGLRKIGQVVEKNDTPQIRGMIHKVDYMLEIVD from the coding sequence ATGAACACTATTAAAATTAAACTTAAAAGAAGTTTTATTGGTAAACCTTCTGATCATATAAAGGTAGTTAGAGCTATTGGTCTTAGAAAGATTGGCCAAGTAGTAGAAAAGAATGATACCCCACAAATTAGAGGGATGATACACAAAGTAGACTACATGCTTGAAATCGTAGACTAA
- the rplO gene encoding 50S ribosomal protein L15 has product MKLNNLQAQEGGKIGQKATRRGRGIGSGLGKTSGRGTKGQKSRSGGGVRPGFEGGQMPLFRRLPKRGFKNIFRKEYATVNISSLNIFDDGETVDTQKLIDRGLVRKNLAVNGVKVLGNGELEKKINLNVERISESAKEKVEAKGGKVEVK; this is encoded by the coding sequence ATGAAGCTAAATAATTTACAAGCTCAAGAAGGCGGCAAGATCGGTCAAAAGGCTACTCGTAGAGGTAGAGGTATTGGATCAGGCTTAGGCAAAACTTCTGGCCGTGGTACAAAAGGACAAAAGTCAAGATCAGGTGGAGGAGTTAGACCAGGCTTCGAAGGCGGTCAAATGCCACTATTCAGAAGATTACCTAAGAGGGGCTTTAAAAATATATTCAGAAAAGAATATGCAACAGTTAACATCTCCAGCTTAAATATCTTTGATGATGGTGAAACTGTAGATACACAAAAGCTTATCGATAGAGGCTTAGTTAGAAAGAACTTAGCCGTAAACGGTGTTAAGGTTTTAGGTAATGGAGAATTAGAAAAGAAAATCAATCTTAACGTTGAAAGAATAAGTGAAAGTGCTAAAGAAAAGGTTGAGGCAAAGGGCGGAAAGGTAGAGGTGAAATAA
- the secY gene encoding preprotein translocase subunit SecY yields the protein MFKTLKNAWAVKEIRVKILFTLAMLFIYRLGNFIPLPFVNRDALQSFFQANNSSLLGFLDMMAGGALSRLSIFASNIYPYINASIIIQLLTVAIPKLEELAKEGETGRKKINRYTRYLTILLAVIQGVGTVFGLLRGTVTGGTLAKLLMVLCLVAGTQFLVFLGDQITEKGVGNGISLIIFLGIIARLPETVGQYFKLTKAGQYNLVNVIIMTIAMIAIVAFVVAIQEGERRIGVQYAKRVVGRKMYGGQSTHIPMKVNMAGVMPVIFSTSFLGAFQTIGMITGGSFGKFMETYLGYNSVAFAVLNIILIVFFTFFYNEIQFNPIEYSKNLQQNGGFIPGIRPGRPTSDFLTKVVRRIGLVGAISLALLATLPIILGSVLKMQTHFTGTGIIIVVGVVIETIKQIEAQMMMRHYKGFLS from the coding sequence ATGTTTAAGACTCTAAAGAACGCATGGGCTGTTAAAGAGATAAGAGTTAAAATTTTATTCACTCTTGCCATGTTATTCATTTATAGACTTGGAAACTTTATTCCACTTCCATTTGTAAACAGAGATGCTCTTCAAAGCTTCTTTCAAGCAAACAACTCAAGCCTTTTAGGCTTTCTAGATATGATGGCAGGTGGAGCGTTATCCAGATTAAGTATATTTGCATCAAACATTTATCCTTACATCAACGCATCCATCATCATTCAGCTACTAACAGTTGCTATTCCAAAGCTAGAAGAACTTGCTAAGGAAGGCGAAACTGGTAGAAAGAAAATTAACAGATATACAAGATACCTTACTATACTACTAGCTGTAATTCAAGGTGTTGGTACAGTATTTGGACTACTTAGAGGAACAGTTACTGGCGGCACACTAGCAAAATTACTTATGGTACTTTGCTTAGTAGCTGGTACACAATTCTTAGTATTCCTAGGTGATCAAATCACTGAAAAGGGCGTTGGTAACGGTATTTCACTTATCATCTTCCTAGGAATCATCGCAAGACTTCCTGAAACAGTAGGACAATACTTCAAATTAACTAAAGCTGGACAATACAACTTAGTTAACGTTATAATTATGACTATCGCTATGATAGCTATAGTTGCTTTCGTTGTAGCAATACAAGAAGGCGAAAGAAGAATCGGCGTACAATATGCCAAAAGAGTAGTAGGTAGAAAGATGTATGGTGGACAATCAACACACATCCCTATGAAAGTTAATATGGCAGGAGTTATGCCAGTAATCTTCTCTACATCATTCCTTGGAGCTTTCCAAACAATAGGAATGATCACTGGAGGTTCATTTGGTAAGTTTATGGAGACATATTTAGGATACAACTCAGTAGCATTTGCGGTATTAAATATCATACTAATTGTATTCTTCACATTCTTCTACAACGAAATACAATTCAACCCAATTGAATACTCTAAGAACTTACAACAAAACGGTGGTTTCATCCCTGGCATCAGACCAGGTAGACCTACTAGCGACTTCTTAACAAAAGTTGTTAGAAGAATCGGTCTTGTTGGAGCTATATCGCTTGCATTACTTGCAACACTACCTATAATACTTGGATCAGTATTAAAGATGCAAACACACTTTACAGGTACAGGTATCATAATCGTTGTTGGTGTTGTTATTGAAACAATCAAGCAAATCGAAGCTCAAATGATGATGAGACACTACAAGGGTTTCTTAAGCTAG
- a CDS encoding adenylate kinase gives MRLLILGPPGAGKGTQSDKIVEHYKVKHISTGDMFRENIKGGTELGKKATEYMDKGLLVPDSLVNDMVMDRLSKDDLKEHGFLLDGYPRNISQAEALKDMLKKLDMPLDAVINIEVPSKFLIDRITGRRVCPKCQRSYHIQNNPPKEEGVCDYDGEALITRKDDNEETVKNRIDVYEKETKPLVDFYTAEGIILNIDGTLSIDETFESIKSKLGR, from the coding sequence ATGAGATTATTAATTTTAGGACCTCCAGGAGCTGGAAAAGGAACTCAAAGTGATAAGATTGTTGAACATTACAAAGTAAAACATATTTCTACAGGAGATATGTTCAGAGAAAATATTAAAGGTGGTACAGAGCTTGGTAAGAAGGCAACTGAGTACATGGACAAAGGACTTTTAGTTCCAGACTCACTTGTTAACGATATGGTTATGGATAGATTATCCAAAGACGACCTTAAAGAACATGGCTTCTTACTAGACGGTTACCCAAGAAATATAAGCCAAGCTGAAGCGCTTAAAGACATGCTTAAAAAACTTGATATGCCGCTTGACGCAGTTATCAACATAGAAGTACCTTCTAAATTCTTAATTGATAGAATCACTGGAAGAAGGGTATGCCCTAAGTGCCAAAGAAGTTATCACATACAAAACAATCCACCAAAGGAAGAAGGAGTATGTGATTACGATGGCGAAGCTCTTATTACTAGAAAGGACGACAACGAAGAAACTGTTAAGAACAGAATCGATGTTTACGAAAAAGAAACAAAGCCTTTAGTAGATTTCTATACAGCTGAAGGCATCATATTGAATATCGATGGAACTCTTTCTATTGATGAGACTTTTGAATCGATAAAATCTAAATTGGGTAGATAG
- a CDS encoding KOW domain-containing RNA-binding protein yields the protein MESTKDIVVGQLVKSKSGRDMMRLFLVYGVVDDAHVLLVDGKLRKLEKPKLKKIKHLIVYHTIVEDFQKKVEENSRLTNSQIRKYLEPFLEEEH from the coding sequence ATGGAATCTACAAAGGATATTGTAGTAGGACAACTGGTTAAATCTAAATCCGGAAGAGATATGATGAGACTGTTTTTGGTCTACGGTGTTGTTGACGATGCACACGTGCTACTTGTTGACGGAAAACTAAGAAAGCTTGAGAAGCCTAAGCTTAAAAAGATCAAGCACTTAATCGTATATCATACAATAGTTGAAGATTTTCAAAAGAAAGTAGAAGAAAATTCAAGATTAACAAACAGTCAAATAAGAAAGTATCTAGAACCTTTCTTAGAAGAGGAACATTAG
- the infA gene encoding translation initiation factor IF-1 has translation MAKKDIIELEGVVVDALPNAIFKVKLQNEHIITCHISGKLRMNYIRILPGDTVNVELSPYDLERGRITWRKK, from the coding sequence ATGGCTAAAAAAGACATTATCGAGCTTGAAGGTGTAGTAGTCGACGCACTACCAAACGCCATATTCAAGGTTAAGCTTCAAAATGAACACATAATTACATGTCATATCTCTGGAAAATTAAGAATGAATTATATAAGGATTCTACCCGGAGATACAGTAAATGTCGAACTTTCTCCATATGACTTGGAGAGAGGACGTATAACTTGGCGTAAGAAGTAA
- the rpmJ gene encoding 50S ribosomal protein L36 gives MKVRPSVKKICDKCKIIKRHGKVMVICENPKHKQVQG, from the coding sequence ATGAAGGTAAGACCATCAGTTAAGAAAATTTGTGATAAATGCAAAATTATCAAAAGACACGGAAAAGTTATGGTAATTTGCGAAAATCCAAAACATAAACAAGTACAAGGTTAA
- the rpsM gene encoding 30S ribosomal protein S13, whose translation MARIAGVDIPRDKRVEISLTYIFGIGLSTSQKILSECGVDPNTRVKDLTEAEVNLIRDKVDHIKVEGDLRRDVALNIKRLREINSYRGIRHKRNLPVRGQRTKTNARTRKGPNAGNK comes from the coding sequence ATGGCAAGAATTGCAGGTGTTGATATCCCTAGAGATAAAAGAGTTGAAATATCTTTAACATATATATTTGGTATAGGTCTTTCAACTTCGCAAAAAATATTAAGTGAATGTGGAGTAGATCCTAACACAAGAGTTAAGGATTTAACTGAAGCAGAAGTAAACCTAATCAGAGATAAGGTTGATCACATCAAAGTTGAAGGTGACTTAAGACGTGATGTTGCTCTAAATATAAAGAGACTTCGTGAAATAAACTCATACAGAGGAATTAGACATAAAAGAAATCTTCCTGTAAGAGGACAAAGAACAAAGACTAATGCTAGGACAAGAAAAGGCCCTAACGCAGGTAATAAGTAA
- the rpsK gene encoding 30S ribosomal protein S11, whose product MAVKKGTKTKTKRRVKKNIEKGQAHISSSFNNTMVTISDMQGNVLSWASAGQLGFRGSRKSTPFAAQEAAETAAKKAMEHGLKTVEVYVKGPGAGREAAIRSLQATGLEVNMIKDVTPIPHNGCRPPKRRRV is encoded by the coding sequence ATGGCAGTTAAAAAAGGTACAAAAACTAAAACTAAAAGAAGAGTTAAAAAGAACATAGAAAAAGGCCAAGCTCATATTTCTTCATCTTTCAACAACACAATGGTAACAATTTCCGATATGCAAGGAAACGTATTATCATGGGCTAGTGCTGGACAATTAGGCTTTAGAGGTTCTAGAAAATCAACTCCATTCGCAGCACAAGAAGCAGCTGAAACAGCAGCTAAGAAGGCTATGGAGCACGGTTTAAAAACTGTTGAAGTTTATGTAAAAGGACCAGGAGCTGGTAGAGAAGCAGCTATAAGAAGTCTGCAAGCAACAGGACTTGAAGTTAACATGATCAAAGATGTTACGCCTATACCTCATAACGGTTGCAGACCACCTAAGAGAAGAAGAGTATAA
- a CDS encoding DNA-directed RNA polymerase subunit alpha, whose translation MIEIEKPHVQVQSATSDGTYVKMIIEPLERGYGETLGNSLRRVLLSLLPGAAVNKIKIENVLHEFSTIDGVLEDVSEIILNIKSLVLKYTGDEPQKLLIDQKGPKEVTAKDIIASPEVEVINPDHHIATINEDGKLSIEMDLVRGRGYELTDIYRTGDETEAEIGIIPIDASFSPVKKVNISIDNTRVGQITDFDKLTLEVWTNGTIKAVDAVSYAAKIITEHMGLLMELSDGIDDVEVMIDVPNKKKDKALDMQVEELDLSVRSYNCLKRANINTVQELVSKTDSEMMKVRNLGKKSLEEVKNKLAELNLFLKEEE comes from the coding sequence GTGATTGAAATAGAAAAGCCACATGTACAAGTACAAAGTGCTACAAGTGACGGAACTTATGTTAAGATGATTATAGAACCTCTTGAAAGAGGCTATGGAGAAACACTTGGTAACTCATTAAGAAGAGTACTACTTTCTTTATTACCAGGTGCAGCTGTAAACAAAATCAAGATAGAAAACGTATTACACGAATTTTCTACTATTGACGGAGTATTAGAAGACGTAAGTGAAATAATATTAAATATTAAGAGCTTAGTGCTTAAATACACAGGAGATGAACCGCAAAAGCTTCTTATCGATCAAAAAGGACCGAAGGAAGTAACTGCAAAAGATATAATCGCATCACCTGAAGTTGAAGTTATAAATCCTGATCATCACATAGCAACTATAAATGAAGATGGAAAATTAAGTATTGAAATGGACCTTGTAAGAGGCAGAGGCTATGAACTAACTGATATATACAGAACTGGCGACGAAACTGAAGCTGAGATAGGCATCATACCTATAGACGCATCATTCTCACCTGTTAAGAAAGTTAATATATCGATTGACAATACAAGAGTAGGACAAATAACAGACTTTGATAAATTAACACTCGAAGTATGGACTAACGGAACTATAAAAGCAGTAGATGCTGTAAGCTATGCAGCAAAGATTATAACTGAACACATGGGACTACTAATGGAACTATCCGACGGTATAGACGATGTTGAAGTTATGATTGATGTTCCTAACAAGAAGAAAGACAAGGCACTTGATATGCAAGTAGAAGAACTTGATCTTTCAGTTAGAAGCTACAACTGCTTGAAGAGAGCTAATATTAACACAGTTCAAGAGCTTGTTAGCAAGACTGATTCAGAAA